GTCGGGCCCGAGCCCCGTCAGTCCTTCGACGAGGGCCGCCGTGGCGAGAGCCGGGCTCAGCGCGCTCTCAGGATAGCCGGCCTGGGCGCTCCGGCCGACGAGCCGGATCACGGCCGCGACCGAGCCCAGGGCCATCGGCCCCTCGCGCAGGTAGACGCGACCGAGCGCAAGACCGGGCAGGTTGTGGATCGCGAACGCGGCGTCGGGCCTGAGGGGCCGGAAGGCCGGGTCGGCGATGACGGCGGCCGCGCCCTTCCCCGTCTCCTCGGCCGGTTGGAACAGGAGGACGGCGCGTCCCCGGGAGGGTCGCACCCTGTCGAGCCGGGGGGCGACCGCCGCCAGGGCAGCTGCGTGGCCGTCGTGTCCGCATACGTGGGCGACCCCCGGCACGGTCGAGGCGTGCTCCCTGTCTCCGGCCTCCGATATCGGCAGCGCGTCGAGCTCGGCCCGCAGGAGGACCGTCGGGCCGTCGTGCGGGCCTTCGAAGACCGCTGCCAGCCCGTGTCCTCCGAGGCCCGCTACGATGTCGTCGGGCCGTGCGGATTCGACGAACGCCCTGACGCGGCGGGCCGTCCCGCTTTCCCGCCCCGAGAGCTCGGGGTGCGCGTGAAGCTGTCTGCGGAGTTCGACGGCGTCTGCGTCGGTCACTGCATCGTCTCCTTGCGTTCCCTTCGTGCCCTCTGACGCGTGTCGACCGGGGAGACTATCACCCGCTCTCAGGGGTGTCAAACCGACCGCCCTTCGACTACAATGACACGCGCTCCCGCGGACGGCGGGACGCCGCACGGTGCCGCTCCTCAGACTTCGCGAGCGGAGACCGGCAGCATGGAGGTTCATATGTCGACCGACCACGTGAACATCGGCTTCTACGACTCCTCGGGGGCTGCCGCCCACTACGGCGGACGGAGCGGACTCCTCACCGCCGAGATCATGATCCTCTTCAAGCATCACGACGTGATCGTCGGGAGCCGCCTTCTCGACGTCGGCTGCGGCGCCGGGAGGACGACCCGATTTCTCTGTCAGTGGGCCGGGCGGTACGTCGGCATCGACTACTCGGAGGCGATGGTCCGCGCCTGCTCCGAGCGGCACGGCGGCTGCCAGTGCGAGGTCGCCGACGCCAGGGACCTGAGCATCTTCGCCGACGGCGAGTTCGACGTGGTGCTCTTCTCGCACAACGGCATCGACGCGCTGCCCCACGAGGACAGGCTCGCCTCGTTCGACGAGATGAACCGTGTTCTGCGGGACGGCGGCCTGCTCATCTTCTCGACCCACAACCGGGACTATCGCCTTGCAAGGTCCGAGCCGCGTCTCACCTGGACGTACGATCCGTGCGCCATGGTGAAGCGGTTCGTGGCGTACCTGCGCGCCCGAAGGAACCGCAGCAGGAACAAGCCGCACGAGCGCTTCGAGAACGAGTACTGGATCATCAACGATCGGGCCCACGCCTACTCGCTCATGACGTATCACGTCGACCACAGGACCCAGGAGCGACAGCTCGCCGACGCCGGCTTCGAGACGCTCGAGGTCTATCGGAAGGACGGCTCGGTGCTCGACGCCGGCGAATCATCGGACGACTCGCCCTGGCTCTACTTCGTGGCGAGGAAGACGGGTAGGGGAACGACGCACGAAAGCGGGGACTGAGGATGGCACGACACCGCGACACCGAGACCGTTCACGCGGGGGAGCCGGAGCCCAGGATCGGGGGCGCCGTCGCGATCCCCATATTCCAGTCGGCCATGTACGTCGACGAGGGCGACCCGGGCTACCACGACATCCGGTACATCCGCCTGAACAACACCCCGAACCACGAGGCGGTCGCAGCGAAGCTGGCGACGCTGGAAGGAGGGGAGGCCGCTCTTGTGACGGCGAGCGGCATGGCGGCCATAACGACCTCGCTTCTCACGGTCCTCTCAGCCGGTGACCACCTGCTCGTCCAGGACTGCCTCTACGGCGGCACGCACGGGTTCGTCACG
This is a stretch of genomic DNA from Candidatus Effluviviaceae Genus V sp.. It encodes these proteins:
- a CDS encoding amidohydrolase codes for the protein MNLHAAGLRSRSLRSGTVRRPAVRGSACHCSRRAVGLTPLRAGDSLPGRHASEGTKGTQGDDAVTDADAVELRRQLHAHPELSGRESGTARRVRAFVESARPDDIVAGLGGHGLAAVFEGPHDGPTVLLRAELDALPISEAGDREHASTVPGVAHVCGHDGHAAALAAVAPRLDRVRPSRGRAVLLFQPAEETGKGAAAVIADPAFRPLRPDAAFAIHNLPGLALGRVYLREGPMALGSVAAVIRLVGRSAQAGYPESALSPALATAALVEGLTGLGPDAGGGDPLALSTVTHARLGERALGTTPGEAEVIATVRSGSASSLESLKRAVLGLAEESARRHGLAHEVTWEEEFPVTTNDADALETARRAARSLGLETGELDGPLHWSEDFGHFSALTDAVLLGLGAGEDLVPLHNASYDFPDELVTTGADLLYAIVREILGPYGSEEPIPH
- a CDS encoding methyltransferase domain-containing protein, translating into MTRAPADGGTPHGAAPQTSRAETGSMEVHMSTDHVNIGFYDSSGAAAHYGGRSGLLTAEIMILFKHHDVIVGSRLLDVGCGAGRTTRFLCQWAGRYVGIDYSEAMVRACSERHGGCQCEVADARDLSIFADGEFDVVLFSHNGIDALPHEDRLASFDEMNRVLRDGGLLIFSTHNRDYRLARSEPRLTWTYDPCAMVKRFVAYLRARRNRSRNKPHERFENEYWIINDRAHAYSLMTYHVDHRTQERQLADAGFETLEVYRKDGSVLDAGESSDDSPWLYFVARKTGRGTTHESGD